The nucleotide window NNNNNNNNNNNNNNNNNNNNNNNNNNNNNNNNNNNNNNNNNNNNNNNNNNNNNNNNNNNNNNNNNNNNNNNNNNNNNNNNNNNNNNNNNNNNNNNNNNNNNNNNNNNNNNNNNNNNNNNNNNNNNNNNNNNNNNNNNNNNNNNNNNNNNNNNNNNNNNNNNNNNNNNNNNNNNNNNNNNNNNNNNNNNNNNNNNNNNNNNNNNNNNNNNNNNNNNNNNNNNNNNNNNNNNNNNNNNNNNNNNNNNNNNNNNNNNNNNNNNNNNNNNNNNNNNNNNNNNNNNNNNNNNNNNNNNNNNNNNNNNNNNNNNNNNNNNNNNNNNNNNNNNNNNNNNNNNNNNNNNNNNNNNNNNNNNNNNNNNNNNNNNNNNNNNNNNNNNNNNNNNNNNNNNNNNNNNNNNNNNNNNNNNNNNNNNNNNNNNNNNNNNNNNNNNNNNNNNNNNNNNNNNNNNNNNNNNNNNNNNNNNNNNNNNNNNNNNNNNNNNNNNNNNNNNNNNNNNNNNNNNNNNNNNNNNNNNNNNNNNNNNNNNNNNNNNNNNNNNNNNNNNNNNNNNNNNNNNNNNNNNNNNNNNNNNNNNNNNNNNNNNNNNNNNNNNNNNNNNNNNNNNNNNNNNNNNNNNNNNNNNNNNNNNNNNNNNNNNNNNNNNNNNNNNNNNNNNNNNNNNNNNNNNNNNNNNNNNNNNNNNNNNNNNNNNNNNNNNNNNNNNNNNNNNNNNNNNNNNNNNNNNNNNNNNNNNNNNNNNNNNNNNNNNNNNNNNNNNNNNNNNNNNNNNNNNNNNNNNNNNNNNNNNNNNNNNNNNNNNNNNNNNNNNNNNNNNNNNNNNNNNNNNNNNNNNNNNNNNNNNNNNNNNNNNNNNNNNNNNNNNNNNNNNNNNNNNNNNNNNNNNNNNNNNNNNNNNNNNNNCaaaaactaaaattaccagcagtctcatgaactccgtaatgaccggtgttgtctcgtacaccttcttcactgggtcccaacggtgccgggccctgaggacgtcacgctcctgcgggacggtgaaatcctccaaggggtctgggatgcccagactcgcggcttccgcgtcctccttggcccatttggacctctttccgccgtaaccacggcttccgaggtggtggctcccaatgttcctctcttgaagccccttcatgtacttagactttttttggcagcttcggcctcgcaagcctccttgaatatttgaaactgctcttccgtgattgtcggattatcctttacaatcccggagtagggttccttcttgtcaatgatctttgctttcactcgattttcccaggcggccaacgcgtcgctaaactttgtcatggcgtgtttgtttatcttcttcattgccgggtcctcatatggatctttataatccttctcattccggcccgggaacaagaatatctggtggaacttctttaggagggagctcctcatattttctatcttctgtagtttctcatcgttgatggtggcggttgtccatacgatgcagcctatctgattaccgtagcatcgacgcgcttcctcaggcacctttggctcaaaattgccgtcgtccacctccgtgaccaccagtctagtagtcctgagtttgttaggaggtcgttgcctctttgctttcggttctacaccggctccgctccccgaggcagcgccggtctgagtctcagcgccggtctcgatgccggtctgagtctcagcgccggtctcagtctcagcgccggtctcgatgccggtttgagtctcagcgccggtctcagtctcagtctcgatgccggtctgagtcgcAACGCCGGTCTCGATGTCGGCAAGGCTAAAAAAATCGTCTGCCGCCTGGTAGACGTCGTCGCattcaccagaaccctgtccttcatcgttgctagccatgtttcctacgattaaatctagtcaattaattctagacctaataaaatgaataatgacataaaaaggcctattgttttgcaggaacgttgactccttcccggtgcggcaaatcccgggcactcgatatgtcctagtttgtagcgcaagtcatgccgaaattcacggaaaatttcggcatgacctttgctaaaaagtggacaaaccAAGAACCTGAATTTTGCCGggacggaaatgaatcaacattctggcaaaacataggccactcggtttcattccctggaaacaacaaaaggccacttgggcacaatcgaaccacttcaatgtcgattatgatcaatgagcaaacacaattgaggatttttcatatatcatgaccacttcaaatttgcatctcCTAGTGTATGAACCCTAGAACTCAAATTATGAACCTATAACTCAAATTATGTCCTACATTTTTGTCCTAATAAAAATTTCACTAAAAATTAAGAACCTACTAGACTTGCAACACTAATAGaaatttatatttttatattgatTTTTTCTCTAAACTAAATCCTACCACCCTAGTTAACATCTAGTTAAACCTTACTTTTCTAACATTTGTAATTAAACACCACAACCCTAACCCTACTGCCCTAGTTAAGCATATACAATTTTTTCCtacggcgagggaggcagggcATCTCTGTCAAATTAACCTAACTAATTAAGCTAACTAAATTAACCTAACTAAATTCTTTTCCTAActaaattaacctaactaatttagagatagagagaggaggggtgggggcttacagaggatggctccggtggtggcgCGGGAGGCAGTGGTGGCAAGGGAGGCGGGGGCGTCTCCGCTGATGGCGAGGGAGGCAGTTGCATCGAGGGAGGCTCCGGTGGCGTCCActgcggctccggtggcgttgatgaggccgcgcggctccggtggcgttggGGGCGGCTCCGGTGGTGTCGATGGCGCGCGGCTCTGGTGGCTCTGGGGCAGTCGACGTCGGCAGGAGATGGCGATGAAGTGGGGCGACGGTGAATCGGGCAGACGGCGGCGGGGTGGGTCGAGTGATTTGGGGGAGAATTGGTGGCcggggggaaacgattttttggttaagtcaaacttagcggtagcgcttttcacgaaacgcgctatagctaagttagctatagcgattttcgcaaaacgcgctactgctatagctatgtaatttccttcatctttcttattttcttttctgtttctACAGTGGGGGACTAGGAAACGCGCTGCAGCTACGTTAGCTATAGCGCCTCTTACGAATAAACGCTACTGCTAcgtctttctccttttttccgctttctcatttattttgctctacattatattttttcctttctcctttttctatttctttctttttcatttacttttccatttgttttttactttattttatttccattagcagtagcgctctccGCGCGAAACGCCTGCTACTTATGTTGTGTGGGCATTGGAAAGATTAGGTGAATACTCTGTTAAAACAGCATATCGCTCTCTTGTGACTCACAACGAGCATAACGCTCTAGAGGAAGGGACGGTATCGGAGAAATCATCGTCAGAGAAACAGCTTTGGTCAACCCTATGGAAGCTCAAAATATTACCGAAAGTGCGGGTATTTTGATGGAGAGTGGTGCGGGGAATTCTTCCCGACTATGCCACACTGCAGTACCGCCACATTAGGACAATCGCTATGTGCGATCTATGTAAATCTTCGGAAGAGGATGTGATGCATGCTCTAGTGCATTGTTCCCATGCAAAGAGTTTTTGGGCAGCGGCACGCGAGTAACTGGATCTAAAATTACCTCGGCTGCATCGTAGCACTTGGGCTAAGGACATTGTCTTGGACGAGATAATTCACGATGCTGACAAGTGCAAGATCATCACGGTTATGCATGCGATATGGACTGCTCGTAACCGGTGGACTCATGATCAGGAGAGTTTTGACCCTCGACAGTCCATCAAATGGGCGAGAGAAGACCTGTCAATATTGGCTATGCCACAGGATCGTCGGCGTTTACCAGTAGGTCAAAACTGGCGCCCCCCTGAACCGGGCTGGGTGAAAATAAACACCGATGGGGCCATGGACGTTGATGCCCAGAATGGGGGAGGAGTCGTCGCTAGATCTCATCTCTCCTTCATGGGGGCATGGAGTAAACCCTTTGCGGGTGTTTCTGATCCTTTCATCGCCGAGGCTCTTGCGTTGCGAGAGGGTACCATTTTTGCCCAACTCAGAGGCTTTTCATGTGTGGTGATGGAAACAGACTGTTTGGAGGTAGTCAACCTCTGGACCTCGGGTCATAATTCAAGATCAATTGTGGCACCTATCTTCGATGAAATTAGGGAAAGATCTACATATTTTGCATCCTTTTCGGTACAGCATGTTACGAGGGATGCTAATATTCCAGCAGATATTTGTGCTAAATTTGCTATTAGTTTTAGTAGTTCGGAGTGTTGGATAGAGGAAAGTCCAGGCTTCCTCGTGAGTAGCCTTGTGGCAGATTGTAACCGAATTTCCATTAAGCAATAAAGATCCCAATTTCTGTGTCAAAAAAAAAAACCAGAACCCTAGAGCCCCGATAAAAAAAAAACAGAACCCTAGACGCGGGTGCTCGCTCGCTCGATCGATCTCCTGCACAACCTCTCGTGCGCCTGGTCCGCGATCAAAGCGCCGGCCGCGCGAGGGAGCCATGGACCAGACGGAAGCCCTGCCGGAGGACGCGCTCGCGGGCATCCTCGGCCGCCTCCCGCCGCGCGACCTCGCCGTGTGCCGCTGCGTCCGCAAGGCGTGGCGCGCCATCGTGGACGCCAGCGGCCTGCTGCTCCCCCACGTCGTCCCGCTCACGCTGCGCGGCCACTTCCTCAACTACAGCAACCGTACGAGCCCGCGCTTCTTCGTCCGTCCCGCCTCGACGCGGCAGTCGGCTGTCGACGGCGATCTTGGATTCCTGCCTCACTACGGCAGCGGCTCCAGACGGATCGTGGACCACTGCAAGGGCCTCCTGCTGTACCGTGACCTGGGGATACTCTCCGTTGTCAACCCCGCCACGAGCCGTTGGGAAGACCTTTCCTGGGAGGACGATGACGGCTGCCACGACGCGTGCCTCGTGTTCGACCCTGCCGTGTCTCTGCACTACGAGGTGTTCTCGGTCCGGCTCAAGCCCGGGAGGGTGATAGAGAACCCAGCCAAACCCGATTTGATTGAATGCCCACCATCCTCGTGGACGTTAAATGTATTCTCATCCAGCACACGGCAGTGGCAGAAGAGGTTGTTTGTCCGCGAAGCCAAGGCTCCAAAGACAGTGACTAATGTGCAACAACTAGATTCAGCAGAGCAAAGATCAATGTGGTGCCCTGGCAGTGTCTATTGGCGAGGATCACTCTACCTGCTGCATTGTTGTGGTTTGTTTGTTGTGAGGTATACACATCATATATAGCACATCTCTGCAAGATCACCTTTTCAACACAGGCACTATCAGTTCTCTATATGTGTCACGGACAATTTTCTGATCATATATTGCAAATGAATTGGCCATGTTTGCAGGTTATCTTCATCAGACAGGAAATACCGAGTGATAAAACCCCCAATAAATATTGATGAATGCAAACAAGCACGGCCTTACATTGGGAAATCGGAAAAAGGGGTGTACTTTGCATCAATGCATGATAATTTTCGACTTCAGGTTTGGACACTCATGGAATCAAGTGAACGGGTAGACTGGGCGTCGAAGAACATTATCGATCTTAAGGCATGTGCAACTGTAAAGTCACATGGATCGCACAATACGGAAGGAACCCTAAAAACTTGGATTTTAGATggtggtggtgatgatgatgatgtagaTGGCAACAACGCAAGGACAATGATAGAAAAATTGGATTGGGACTCGGACAATGATAGCATTGTGAATATTGAAGATGCTTACGAAGGTATCTGCAATGAGATCCGCTTTCTCGGGTTTCACCCATACAAAGAAGTTATTTTCTTGGGGTTAACATCATCCCAAGGAGTAGGAGTGGCTTGTCATTTGAATAGCTCAAAATTTCAGTATCTAGGCATACTAAGCCAACACACTTACTGGCTTGGCATACAAGGATCGTTTCCATACACTCCTTGCATTAGTGGGCATCTTCTAAAAAGCTTCAGAGAGTAGTGTAAATAATGCATGGTACCCTGGTCTTTGGGTCCTTTTTTGTCTATGATTATTTCCATATAGAATACCCTGCAAGTATTGTCACTAACATATTTGGATCACTTTCCAGCcgtttttttcttctattttagTATCTATAAAAACCTCTCTCTTGACTGAACTGCACATATGTATGGTATCATATAAAAGTTAACTTAATCCAACTGTTTTTATCCCAGCGATTCGAAATAAAAAAGGTTAGCTACATATCACAATGACACCAAAGGCCGATGTACATCAGCCTCGAATATTTTTATATCCGAGACATATACCTATATAATTTGTGTTTTGAATAAACTTCTAAGACGCACCATGTTTATGTCTGAGATTAAGATGTGTATATTGTTATAAAGATCTTCCTCCAACTCATTTATGGAAAAAAAATCAAGCAAAGTTGTGGAACCAAACGGAGATCGTCTTAGAAATGTCGTTAACACTTGTAGCTGGTTCCAATTTTGCGTACACGATAAACTCACCCATTAATCATGAGATACATGTGCAAATTTGCCATGCTTAATTTTAGACTTTTTTGCGGTTAATTTTACACTTTACTGTTCATATACATTGTGAAGTGAGGACATATGTAGTCAAACAGGAAGTATGAAGTATGGCTTTACTGGAATGAAAATTTGAGGGTGGCCATAACGAGATTGTACAGCAGTCGGATAGTGATACAGAAAGTATCAAATATAATTTTACTGGATGCAAATTTCGACTGATAAGGACCAATGTTTTGGATTCCGCATGCAAAAAAGAATCTCATGGGGGACACCAAATTTTCGGTTACCGCGTAACTAATAAATACCAGGCGGTCAACTGTTCTTTTGAATGAATTTCTGCTCGGTAACCAAATCCCACATGGCGACTCTAACAACATTACAGAGTAGCCGTTTGATCAATATTTTTATACTAGACACGGTCTAGAATATAGCAATGATGTTAGAATTGGACATGATAATTCAAAATGCAAGCTCCACCTTACTAATAGAGGGTGACTATATACATGTGAAGTACTATAGTCAAGTGAAACGTCTTTATGACAAAAATAGAAGATGAATGGCCTACTGGTTAGAGATCCTGATGTGAAAGGCGATAAAAGCTCTTATCTCCACTACATCCAACACGAGGCCTCCAAATCTTGACCAGGGAGTTGCCACCGCCAAAGCCACGCCGACAACATAATCACCCACCGCCCCTGCCCTCGCTATCGTCATATAGCCAAGAGGAGGCGTTGCCCAGCCCCTGATGTAGCGTTGCTCGCTACAAAGCCACCCACACAACCTCCCCATACGGGCCCGCCACCCTAGTGTCCAAGAATGACACCGTGTCGCCGCCAGAACATTGACTGTCGGAAACCTGACACCTTGGTACACACCACGCATGAGCAGTACAATCGTGTCATAGCACCACGTCAGCCAGAATCGGACATCACCAATGCCGGCCATGCACAAAGGGAGTCCCCAACCACAAACATCAAATCCTAGCTGGATACAACAACCAAATCTCAACCAAGGATAGAGACGTAAGAAGACGACCAACACCACGTCGTAGGCCATATTCGACCTATATCTTGTCAATGGAGGGGCCCTGAGGCCCACTGCCTCCCAGTCCGAAGTCCCACCCACCCCAACAAGACCAGCCATCGGATCCTTACCACCACCTACTTCATGCCACTAATAGACAAAACCATCCCCAAACGCGCGTGAGCCCTACGCGGACAAGAGGCGGCCATCCCATGCCAACCACAGCCGAATCTGATTTATGTTTCTGAAATTTGCGCAAGTGATTCATAATTATGCATGTAGTGATATACCTCTCCTACTACTTTCTGGTTATAAAACCTGTAAGAAAGGGTTGCTATTGCATTTGtataatgaagatgatatttacAATTCATAGCGCGCATTGCTGCTGAAGATGATATTTACATTGCTGCTGCCTGCTGACTGTGATACTTATTTAGTGAATGTATGAGGGCAAGCCGGACAAGTACTTACCGTTTTATGTAGAATAAATTTGGTCTACAGTTTGTTTTCTCTTTAATTAAAACGTTCATGTCAGGTTCATCATTAATTGATTCCATTCATATGCTGACTTTGCATCTTAATTTTATTTGCAGGATGGTGCTCTCAATTCTGCACCTGCTGCTGCGGTGCCATCTGCTTATCCTGTTCCTTCAAAGGTATATTCGATTACTACCACCACTGAAAACAGGGGAGTTAGTATTAGATCTGACGAAGTTACTGGGAAATCTAGTGCAGATGGAACTGCAAATTCATCCGCTGGCAGAAGTGGCAACTTAAGTCTTGATGCTTTAGCGAAAGCTAAAAAGGCTTTGCAGCTGAAGAAGGAATTATCAGAAAAACTCAAGAGATTACCTGCGGTAAGACATTACACCTACTATTACTAGTCCTTTGCTTCATTGTTCTTTTTATACTTTTGTAACCATTCTAAGCTCATGTTTCCCCACACAGCTTAATTAACTTGGTACTGCTATTCCTGATACACAGATTCCTTCACAAGAGATTGCTACTAAGATGGGATTTCGCCAAGATCCACAGTATGCACCTTGTATCAGCATGCTCCCTGGTACATCCAGTGGACTGAATGTTCCTCAAAGACCTGTCAAGGCCCCTGTTCTCCGTCTTGATGCTCAAGGTAGGGAAATCGATGAGCATGGAAATGTTATCAGCATGACCAAGCCAAGCAACCTGAGTACTCTGAAGGTAAACTTCTGTGACTTAACATATATTTCAGGATGATATATAGTTCTGTACATTGACTCACTACTTTTGGTTCATCCTTTGCTAGGTCAACATTAACAGCAGAAGAAGGATGCATTCCAGATTATCAAACCAGGCTTGGAGTCACTTGCAAAATCTACCGTTCATTTTGATGAAAGGATGGGCATCAACCCAACCAAGCTTCTTCGTCCTAAAAGGCCAGGATTCCTGTTTATTGAGGGAGGCAATCTTTCGAGGCAGGCTGAATTGCAGAGGATTAAGGTCTGTAAGGTTTAACCATTTTTTTTGAATATATTAATTGCAGTCATGTTTTAGTTTATTGTACCGTTGGTGCCTAAACTTAATAGTTTGATTTGATTGTGCAGAATCAATTTGGTGAAGCACAAGCCAAAGAGCTTAAAGTAAAGCAAGCTCAACTTGCCAAGGCAAAGGTCGAAGCTGACATGAATCCAAACCTAATTGAAATTGCTCCTGGCGGAAGGCCTCCAAACCAGAAGCCGAAGGAAGAGATTCCTGACATTGAGCCATGGTTTGCTGCTACCTCACTCTTGTTGATTTTTAGCCCTCCTTTATAGTGTACAGCTACTTACTATTCCTATTTTATTTCTTTCCAGGGACTCAAAAATCCTGATTTCTGCCACGTACGAGGACATCTCCTTGGAAAAGCTAAATATGGATAAGATCACCATCTACGTGCAACATCCAGAGCCATTGGAACCACCGGCTAAGCCCATGACACCACCGCCTCAACCACTTCAGCTTACTAACAATGAGCAGAAGAAGTACAGAACACAGAGGCGCCTCGCTACGGAAAAAGATAGGCAAGAAATGATTAGGCAAGGCCTCTTGGAGCCACCAAAGCCCAAGCTCAAGATGAGCAACCTTATGAATGTACTTGGTGCACAAGCTACACAGGACCCGACACGCATGGAGATGGAGATACGAATGGCTGCTGCAGAGCGCAATCAGGCTCATGTCGACCGCAACATTGCCCGCAAACTCACGCCATCTGAGCGCCGTGAGAAGAAGGAGAGGAAGCTTTTTGATGATCCTGACACATTAGACTATTTTACTGTTTGTGTGTACAGAATCAGAGACCTGTCGAACAGTCAGACACGCTTTAAAGTGGACGTGAATGCCCGGGACAACCGGTTGACTGGGGCTGCAGTTACCACGGATGGTATAAGTGTTGTGGTTGTGGAAGGAGGGGTGAAGTCGATCAAGAGGTACAATAACCTGATGCTGAACAGGATTGACTGGGCTGCTGCAGTTGGTGGCAAGCATGTCGCCGACGAGGAGCCGGTGAATAGCTGTGCATTAGTATGGCAAGGTAGCGTGGTGAAGCCCGCCTTTCCCAGGTGGTTCGGTGTGCGCAAGTGCGTGAGTGAGGCTTCTGCCAAGAAGGTGTTTGTAGATGCTAAAGTTGCACACTACTGGGACCTGGCTGTCAACTTCCTGGAGGATTCGTCTTGAGCTCAAACTTCTGGTCTTCAAGACAATGAGAGCGATTGCTCTGGGTCATTCTATACTCTGTATtgtcatgaacatatcattttcagaCTGTAGATGAACTGAACGCATGAAAGAGCTGTAGGGTTTTTGCAATATGCTTTCAAATAAATCCAGTACGCCTTATCAGTTTAAGATTGTGCACGCCTTGAATATTTGTATGTTGCGAATTACTCCATTTAAGGACGTTATGCAAGATGCCAGCTCGATAAAGTTGCTATGCTATTTTTGATGGATGTTGTTACGATCTAAACTTTTACTCACTGAATTATATTATACATTAAACAAGAGTTAGTAGCAAAACCCCAAAGTTTTGCAGCTCGGGTTCCACAAAATACAGTAACATGTTTGAATTTTCCTTTTACAAGACCATATCTTGTCTAACCTTTCACAATGGCCCCAAAATCAATCTAAGTGGCTTTGGCAGCTGGTGGTTTTGTGCTAATTTTTCCAAGCTTATTTCCCCTTCTGCCCTTGTTCGTGCTGGCGATCTCATTAACAAACACCGGCCGATGACGTGGCTTGTGTCCTTCAGCTCGCCTCCCACCATGCCCATagcctcttcctctccctccttgCCTCTCCTGTAAGCACATGCCTTCCACAATGGAGTTACTTGTGTGGGGTACGATTGCGGCTACCTGCCATGGAAGCCCACAACACTGGTTGTTCCTCAGGGAGAGAAGAGCAAGGATGCGCGATGGCAGTGTCAATTATTGCATAGCAGTTCATTGTCTGTGACGAAATAAGGCGGCAGAATCTCATCGGACTTGGAAAAGCCGGCTCAAAATCCAGCATTCGGGGTGGTTAAAACTTAAAGATCCACTGTGTACCACCGCCATATAGTCTTTTCCGTTAATGCCATATGGTGATATTAACTAGTTTCTCGCGCCATTTGTTTTCTGACCAAAAGAAAAAAACTTTCCCATTAGTTATCTCAAGTTTACACCCAATTTCTAGCACCATGTTTTTTTCCACCCTGAAATTTCCTCCTAATTTCTTGTGCCTTGTGATTCCCGTGTGATATCCTCAACATGAAAGTTTCTCGCCTAATTTCTCGCGCCATGTGTTTGGAGCTCAATTTCCGTCAGCGTGTTTTTCCGGCCCAATTTCTCGTTCAGTACCGTGTGTTTCCTGCACAATTTTTATGCATTGGGTGTCTCTGGCCTAATTGCCAATAGTTTTTTTTTGAATGATCGCGCAAGACCTAGCTACTAGGCCCGCTCCAGCACTTGGATTCTATAATCAAAACGAAACCAACCAGGACACAGAACGACTAGGATATACTGACGCTTACTctctccgttccaaattactcgtcgtggttttagttcaaatttggaACGGAGGTAGTACACAATAGTTGAGCTAGCGTCACGAGCTGTGCCCGCCCCCGCCATCGCCCCGTACCCGACTCGCGACTCGGCTGTCCGTCGTCCTTCAGTGCACCCCCGCCGCTCCTTGCCCGAGCAGGAGACCCCCCAGGCAGCAGCATCGATGAATGGCGAGGTCGAGAAACCGACGAGCTGCAGCGCAGTATTCAGCCCCAAGGAAGCTGGTTTAGGCAGACGACGCAGATCATCCTACAGGGAGATGCTGGCGGACGAGGAAAGAGACATGGTCAACTACCGTACTAACTGGGAACACGTTTGGGCCCCCACGTGTGGCTCCTTCCAAGACTACAGTCAGTAATCTACTCTTCTCATCCATGCTcgcctcttcttcttcttcttgctctATTGTTACTGTACTAATCAGAGGCATGACAAGAGCTAACTAGTTGCATCTTCCACATTGTTTGGCTGCAGCGTTTGTGACTCCCACACTATATACATATGGAAGGATCCCAATAGATGCTATGCCCTCCAGTTTCTTGCAGATCTTCTCCATACAAGTCATGGAGAACCAAGAGTGGAGAATCAGGTGGCCACTGGAGGTATACGGCTTCATTGCCGCTCGAGACTATGTGGATCACAACCGCAACATTCTCTTCAGCCGTACGAGGGATGATCCCCAAATCCTCACCCACCAGGtattttcttcttcttaattCTCGTGATGCTGTTACTTAGATGACCTAATCTAGCTAGTATTGCCGTCTGCACCTGCGTATCTTTTTCATGATAAGGGTAACTTCCTCATCCAGACTTGACCTGCATCTGTAGACACAGCGCCAAGCTGAGAAGCTTTTctctgcttctgctgctgctgctacgtACTCTGCTTCACAGGAGCTAATTGCCACAATTTTCTGCTTCTGTGAAGTCCAGCTGATCGGATTGTCTCCAAGGAAGAAGACCTGACCCGATGTGCTCTTGCGGTCGCTTATGTCGCCGGCGCG belongs to Triticum urartu cultivar G1812 chromosome 7, Tu2.1, whole genome shotgun sequence and includes:
- the LOC125523442 gene encoding protein RDM16-like — translated: MGINPTKLLRPKRPGFLFIEGGNLSRQAELQRIKNQFGEAQAKELKVKQAQLAKAKVEADMNPNLIEIAPGGRPPNQKPKEEIPDIEPWDSKILISATYEDISLEKLNMDKITIYVQHPEPLEPPAKPMTPPPQPLQLTNNEQKKYRTQRRLATEKDRQEMIRQGLLEPPKPKLKMSNLMNVLGAQATQDPTRMEMEIRMAAAERNQAHVDRNIARKLTPSERREKKERKLFDDPDTLDYFTVCVYRIRDLSNSQTRFKVDVNARDNRLTGAAVTTDGISVVVVEGGVKSIKRYNNLMLNRIDWAAAVGGKHVADEEPVNSCALVWQGSVVKPAFPRWFGVRKCVSEASAKKVFVDAKVAHYWDLAVNFLEDSS